A genome region from bacterium SCSIO 12844 includes the following:
- a CDS encoding LysR family transcriptional regulator, translated as MRRKINLEVLELLDIIDKRGSFSAAAEALFKAPSAITYAIQKLEGDLNIQLFQKKGRQVEMTPAARVLLEKGRDILDSVDLLQQTVIETDAGWEPKITIAVNTILGVEYCYPEIKELYQIRPDIEVTLHEEALGGLWDTVSNDQADLAIGAAGLPGHEVKGLEIIKIGHINIHLVAAPDHPLAHLGRDLTVNDLINYRFVTNNNTGITPRPDIILSKKAALRVPTIQDKLHAIIDGLGIGFMPDISIKYFASKGEIVVLPYGKEGVPLCNTLYLLSKKSNQGKALNWLIEKNKQKSFEQYRIY; from the coding sequence ATGCGTAGAAAAATAAATTTAGAAGTGCTTGAGTTGCTTGATATTATTGATAAAAGAGGTAGCTTTTCAGCAGCGGCAGAAGCACTGTTTAAAGCGCCATCTGCGATCACATATGCCATTCAAAAGCTTGAGGGTGACTTAAATATTCAATTATTTCAAAAGAAAGGGCGTCAAGTTGAAATGACGCCTGCAGCACGAGTATTATTAGAAAAAGGCCGAGATATTTTAGACTCTGTTGATTTATTACAGCAAACAGTGATCGAAACAGATGCTGGTTGGGAACCTAAAATTACAATTGCAGTTAATACTATTTTAGGCGTTGAGTATTGTTATCCTGAAATCAAAGAATTATATCAAATACGGCCTGATATTGAGGTAACACTCCATGAAGAAGCACTAGGTGGTCTATGGGATACGGTGTCAAATGATCAAGCAGATTTAGCTATTGGTGCAGCAGGATTACCTGGACATGAAGTTAAAGGACTAGAGATTATTAAAATTGGTCATATTAATATTCATCTAGTAGCAGCACCAGATCACCCGTTAGCACATTTGGGGCGAGATTTAACGGTAAATGATTTAATTAATTATCGCTTTGTGACAAATAATAATACAGGTATAACACCAAGGCCGGATATTATTTTATCTAAAAAAGCAGCACTACGTGTTCCGACGATTCAAGATAAATTACATGCTATTATTGATGGTTTGGGCATTGGCTTTATGCCAGATATTAGTATTAAATATTTTGCATCTAAAGGTGAAATTGTTGTATTACCTTATGGAAAAGAAGGTGTGCCACTTTGTAATACCCTTTATTTATTATCTAAAAAAAGTAATCAGGGTAAAGCACTGAATTGGTTAATTGAAAAAAATAAGCAAAAATCATTTGAGCAGTATAGAATATATTAA
- a CDS encoding UDP-N-acetylmuramoyl-tripeptide--D-alanyl-D-alanine ligase — MMTLKALAAEIDADYIGDDVEFQGVSIDTRTLKPGELFIAIKGEKIDGHTLIDQAKQKGASACMVEYKLDCDLPQVVITDSRIGLGKLAQLWRRQFDVPFVAITGSCGKTTVKEMLGCILNQNNQALVTEGNFNSDFGLPVTLGKLNESYEYVVLEAGSNHLGEIKYLADIIQPDIALITNVDAAHLEGFGSLDGVMTEKGALFDSLHSNGIAIVNYDDQRIRNYAKSLNVKKIYFSEVDKTADIYLASEPFINDQFLTFEVSVGGDTWQVELALLGQYQIKNALAAMAVSYALNIPKTTVLSGLRQLAQVKGRFMPIQLSERIFLIDDTYNASVPSVKAAIETLSQFEGKRIIVMGHMGELGDDASKYHREMGQWLYSQSIDEIYLYGDYELLSNTINIVPDAHYYNDKAALISDLKASLEKETKKTWVLVKGSRATEMEQVIKDLVKQ; from the coding sequence ATGATGACATTAAAAGCGTTAGCAGCTGAAATTGATGCTGACTATATTGGTGATGATGTTGAGTTTCAAGGTGTATCGATTGATACAAGAACCTTAAAACCTGGCGAGTTATTTATCGCGATTAAAGGTGAAAAAATTGATGGGCATACTTTAATTGATCAGGCAAAACAAAAAGGTGCTAGTGCCTGTATGGTTGAATATAAGCTTGATTGTGATTTGCCACAGGTGGTTATTACAGATAGTCGTATTGGCTTAGGCAAACTTGCTCAACTATGGCGAAGACAATTTGATGTGCCATTTGTAGCCATTACTGGAAGCTGTGGAAAGACTACGGTTAAAGAGATGTTAGGCTGTATTTTAAATCAAAACAATCAAGCATTAGTAACCGAAGGTAACTTTAACAGTGATTTTGGTTTACCAGTTACATTAGGGAAATTAAATGAATCCTATGAGTATGTTGTTTTAGAAGCTGGCAGTAATCATCTGGGTGAAATTAAATACCTAGCAGATATTATTCAACCTGATATCGCTTTAATTACCAATGTTGATGCAGCGCATTTAGAGGGGTTTGGCTCATTGGATGGCGTGATGACTGAGAAAGGTGCTTTATTTGATAGTTTGCATTCTAATGGTATCGCAATTGTTAATTATGATGATCAAAGAATACGAAACTACGCAAAGTCACTTAATGTTAAGAAAATCTATTTTTCAGAAGTTGATAAAACGGCAGATATTTATTTAGCTTCAGAACCTTTTATTAACGATCAATTTTTAACTTTTGAAGTTTCAGTTGGAGGTGACACTTGGCAAGTTGAGTTAGCACTTTTAGGGCAATATCAAATAAAAAATGCCTTAGCAGCAATGGCAGTATCTTATGCATTAAATATCCCCAAAACAACAGTTTTATCAGGACTTAGGCAATTAGCACAAGTTAAAGGGCGCTTTATGCCAATTCAATTATCAGAGCGTATTTTTTTAATTGATGATACCTATAATGCCAGTGTTCCTTCAGTTAAGGCCGCCATTGAAACATTAAGTCAATTTGAAGGAAAGCGAATTATTGTTATGGGACATATGGGAGAATTAGGTGATGATGCGAGTAAGTATCATAGAGAAATGGGACAATGGTTATACAGTCAATCCATAGATGAAATTTATTTGTATGGTGATTATGAATTACTATCTAATACGATTAATATTGTCCCTGATGCGCATTACTATAATGATAAGGCAGCGCTTATTTCAGATTTAAAAGCAAGTTTAGAAAAAGAGACAAAAAAAACTTGGGTTTTAGTTAAAGGCTCTAGGGCAACTGAGATGGAGCAAGTCATAAAAGATTTAGTTAAGCAATAA
- a CDS encoding UDP-N-acetylmuramoyl-L-alanyl-D-glutamate--2,6-diaminopimelate ligase: MQGRTIGELAHYFKLDGLKLANAEKYIRHLVIDSRKVKKGDVYVAYQGASFDGHAFIEDAIKQGAIAIICEHSVNYSVSTLVVPSIREKLAQLAMWFYPTSDKLNIIATTGTNGKTSIVCLYAQLATLLNESCGILGTIGNGLWPSLKPAARTTDNSLALWQNLSVLAKKTRQVAMEVSSHALDQKRLTGLKLNCVIWSNLSHDHLDYHRTLECYFRAKLKLFHDYDYDYAVINYDNNWGKKILASIKEKKTYSYSICSKDADLYVEVLMQKKIGYRVCLHFNGQQVPTEINLVGQFNLENVAAVVCSYLAKGTSLKLIASRLPQLKPVTGRMEMIKPENRPFIVLDYAHTPDALEKALVTIRSQMNAKQKLWCVFGCGGDRDVSKRAIMASIAEKLSDMIIATSDNPRTEAQELIFQDMKEGFQGLKPILFIESRRSAIEYTLTNANEDDWVLLAGKGHERYQEINGDFLLFDEKEIIDSLSQ; encoded by the coding sequence ATGCAAGGAAGAACGATAGGAGAGTTAGCTCACTACTTTAAGTTAGATGGGCTAAAATTAGCAAATGCTGAAAAATATATCCGCCATTTAGTCATAGATAGTCGAAAGGTAAAAAAAGGTGATGTCTATGTTGCCTATCAAGGTGCAAGTTTTGATGGACATGCTTTTATTGAAGATGCGATCAAACAAGGTGCTATTGCAATTATTTGTGAACATTCAGTAAATTACTCAGTTAGCACTTTAGTGGTTCCATCGATTAGAGAGAAGCTTGCTCAACTGGCAATGTGGTTTTATCCAACCTCAGATAAATTAAATATTATCGCAACAACTGGAACCAATGGTAAAACTTCAATTGTCTGCTTATATGCTCAACTAGCAACATTGTTAAATGAATCTTGCGGAATACTGGGAACAATTGGTAATGGTTTATGGCCATCACTTAAGCCGGCAGCTAGAACAACAGATAATAGTTTGGCGCTGTGGCAGAACCTATCAGTTTTAGCTAAAAAGACAAGACAAGTTGCCATGGAAGTATCATCTCACGCATTAGATCAAAAGCGATTGACTGGATTAAAATTAAATTGTGTCATTTGGAGTAATTTAAGCCATGATCATTTAGATTACCATCGAACATTAGAATGCTATTTTCGAGCAAAATTAAAATTATTTCATGACTATGATTATGACTATGCAGTGATTAATTATGATAACAACTGGGGCAAAAAAATATTAGCTTCTATAAAGGAGAAAAAAACTTATAGTTACAGTATTTGTTCTAAAGATGCTGATTTATATGTTGAAGTTTTGATGCAAAAAAAGATTGGTTATCGGGTATGTTTACATTTTAACGGCCAGCAAGTACCGACTGAAATTAATCTAGTTGGTCAGTTTAATTTAGAAAATGTTGCTGCTGTAGTTTGTTCGTATTTGGCAAAAGGTACTTCATTAAAGTTAATCGCATCAAGATTGCCTCAATTAAAACCAGTTACTGGACGTATGGAGATGATTAAACCTGAGAATAGACCATTTATTGTATTAGACTATGCGCATACTCCTGATGCATTAGAAAAGGCATTGGTAACAATTCGCTCACAAATGAATGCAAAGCAGAAACTATGGTGCGTATTTGGCTGTGGTGGTGATCGAGATGTCAGTAAGCGTGCGATTATGGCATCAATTGCTGAGAAGCTTTCAGATATGATCATAGCAACCTCAGATAATCCAAGAACTGAGGCACAAGAATTAATATTTCAAGATATGAAAGAAGGCTTTCAAGGTTTAAAACCAATTCTTTTTATTGAAAGTCGTAGAAGTGCTATCGAGTATACCTTAACAAATGCCAATGAAGATGACTGGGTATTATTAGCTGGTAAAGGTCATGAACGATATCAAGAAATTAATGGTGATTTTTTATTATTTGATGAGAAAGAGATTATTGATTCACTATCTCAGTAA
- a CDS encoding sulfurtransferase TusA family protein, whose product MHKAYHVLLDVKGLMCPMPILKAKKVLKGLTTGEILKVQATDPASEADFKAFTQQTKDQLLEIEIIDGVFNFLIQKG is encoded by the coding sequence ATGCATAAAGCATATCATGTATTATTAGATGTAAAAGGCTTGATGTGTCCAATGCCAATTTTAAAGGCAAAAAAAGTACTCAAGGGCTTAACTACAGGTGAAATTTTAAAAGTGCAAGCAACTGATCCTGCTAGTGAAGCTGATTTTAAAGCATTTACTCAGCAAACAAAAGATCAATTACTTGAAATTGAAATCATTGATGGTGTTTTTAATTTTCTAATTCAAAAAGGATAA